The sequence below is a genomic window from Aureispira sp. CCB-E.
GAAATTTTACCAATCAACATAAAGTGCCTTATATAGTTGGATTTATGTGGAGAGGCTGTTTGCTCATGGCAAATGGCCTTTTTTTATTGAAGTTCTTTGAAAAAATATATCTTTGCAGCATCTAACTATCTACTTAACTGTATTCATTCAGTTTTTAGACAACCAATAACTATGAAAGTAACCGATCACTTTAAGGCAGCCAATGGCGAGACCTTAATCTCTTTTGAAATTTTGCCCCCGCTCAAAGGAGGAAAAATTCAAAGTATTTTTGATACACTAGATCCATTGATGGAATTTAATCCTCCATTCATTGATGTTACCTACCATCGCGAAGAATTTATTTACAAAAAACGTTCTAGCGGCTATTACGAAAAAGTAGCCATGCGTAAGCGACCAGGAACAGTAGGCATTTGTGCGGCTATCATGCATCGTTATGGAGTAGACGCTGTCCCTCATTTAATTTGTGGTGGATTTAGTATAGAAGAAACAGAAAATGCTTTAATCGATTTACAGTTCTTAGGCATCGACAATGTTTTAGTACTTCGTGGTGATGCCCGTAAATTTGAAGGCAAATTTATTCCCGAACCCAATGGGCATCCTTATGCACTTGATTTGGTCAAACAATTGGTCAATATGAACGAGGGAATTTATCTAGATAATGATATTACCAATGCAGAACCTTCAGATTTCTGTATTGCTGTTGCAGGTTATCCAGAAAAACATTTTGAAGCACCAAATCATCAAAGCGATTTGTACTTTTTAAAGCAAAAAATAGACGCAGGAGCAGAATATATTGTCACTCAAATGTTCTTTGACAATCAACAATATTTTGATTTTGTGGATCGCTGTCGAGCTGTCGGTATCAATGTTCCTATTGTACCTGGCTTAAAACCTATTACTAAGAAGTATCAATTAAATTCTATTCCTCGTTTGTTCCACTTAGACATTCCCAAAGACTTTTCAGATGCGTTGTTAGCAGCCAAAGATGCTGAAGCACGTCGTCAAGTTGGTATCGAATGGACTGTTGCTCAATCGAAAGAATTAAAAGCCGCTGGGGTGCCTTGCTTGCACTACTATACAATGGGTGATGTTGACACAATAAAAGAAATTGTTGGGCAGATTTATTAATCGTACAACTACAAAATACAAATAGAGCAGCTTATTTTATAATAATAAGCTGCTCTTGTATTTTTACCAATACTTCATCAAGTTAAAGCAAAAAACCACGACTACGCAATAACAGCGTCACTAAATACTATTTTTAATGAATCTTGTTAAATCTATAAGCAACAATTAATTGCAGACTAGACCATCGCAAGCCATAGTCTATATCAACTGTCTTTTGGGTTTCTTTTAAATTGGAATAAGCCGCTACTAACTCAACATTAAAATAGGGGAGCAGTTCTAATGAAATTACCCAATGTTTTCCTAACCTATAATTCATCCCTAAAATTATATTCATATTGGGAATTGTCTTCAACGTAAGTTGGCTTGGGTCTCCTATAATTGTACGAGTCGCTACTTGATAGTTTAAACCTAGATTAAAACCATAGACAAAAGCAATATTGTTAGCTAAACTATGCCTAGATTCTGTTCCTAAACTAAAACCAATGCCAAAGTCACTTTCTTGACCACGCCCTTTTTTGATATTATTTCCATTCAAAAATAAAGTTTGTAATCTAAAAAAATTCTTTGTTTTTCCAGTTTTGTAAGACAACCTATAATTTAAGTCAGCATCGAGCGAAATGCCTATTTCGTGTATTCGCTGTGCCCAAAGCTCTGCCTTAATTCCTACACAACAAACTAATGTTATAATTTTAATTATTAACATAAAATTGTTTTTGAATAATCCTTTTGAGTTTTTTTATCTCAAAATCCAATACAAAATAGAATTCAAACTAATTCTACTTTCTTACTTATACCTCATTGTATTTCATAATATTAACTCAACTAGATTTATTCTTTCTTCGACCAAATCGATACGCAACTACTAAGTATGTATTAGTCAAATTCATACCATAAAAAATTTGACTTTCTTCCTGATTTGCTCCTGAAATACTAGCTCTATACCGTACATAAGGGCAGTTTTCTATAGAGAATTGCCATTGATCATTCAATGTATAACTGAAGCCTAGAAGTAAATATAACTCTGGTGATATGGTATGCTCCTCTCCAGTTGCTTTCCCATTACTAAAATGATAATTAGTTTGGTAACTACATTGAGCTCCCAATCCGTAGATAAAAGACAAATTATCAATAATGTTTCTTCTAAATTCCCAACCAACACCAATACCAGCTCCAGACATATTGATATATTGACTACTAGTTGTCTGAATGGCATTACGACCGTTCAAATAAGCCAGGTCTAAACGAAATAAACTATTTGTTTTTCCCACCTTATACAAAAAGCCGAGATCCAAAGCAGAATTGACCTTTAATCCAATTTCGTGTAGTGCGGGTGTTTTTTGTGCAGCAGCTTTCCAGATAATAAAAAATGTACACAAACCAAGGAGTAAACAACGATGAGTAAGCATAATTATAAGTTTTTTTATAATAAAAAATGTCCTTGCCAACAAGGTGTTGACAAGGACAAGAATAGAAGTATTACTCCTTATTTTGTATTAAAAGCTTGTTAATAGCTTCTTATATAACGGTTGGTTATAAGCCTGTTAAACTTATAATAAGACTCTGGAAAAACAATCAAAAGCTAATCCAATACAAGGTCTTTTTTAACTTCGGTTGTTCGCAAAATATGCTCTCCTCCCTTTCCAAATTGATAATTGACATACAGCATTGCTGCCAACAATAATAATCCTCCAGCTTGATGCAATACCCCTAATAATAGAGGAATTTGTCCAATTCCATTCAATAAGGTCAAAATTCCTAAAGTAATCTGTGCGATTAGAATAAAAAGGAGTAATTGGCTGCCTCTAGCAAGTTGAGGAGATTGGTGTATACGACGAACATACAAATAAAAAATAGGAATTAAAATACACAATAAATAAGCTGTTCCTCGATGCAACAATTGGATGAGCGCAGCAGCAAAACCAGCCCCTTCTTTTGAGTTATAAGCTCGCATATTTTCCCAAGTCCATTTAGAATAATCCTTTAGTACATCGGCTATCCATACCCACGAACCGTCTGTAGAACTTACCTCCATGTGAGGAAAATGATTAAAAACTAATCCCGCTTTGATACCTGCCATCAAACCTCCTAATACAATTTGTAGACAGATAATAATGGTAATACGCCAAGCAAAGGTTCTTAAACGTTTGTTGTGTTCATCTGTAGCAACAGGCTGCACAACATGCAATGCTACCCACCACAAATAACCAAAAACAATCGTTGCTAAACTCAAATGAATTGTCAATTTGTACCCATTTACCCAAGCAAACTCTGGCGTATCAAGCCCTGATTTGACCATAATCCACCCAAAAACGGCCACTAACATTGTCAACGCAACAACTTTTCCCAACATTACCATCAAAGGCTTGGATAACATCTTTCGCCTCCAAAAAATCAAAAACGGAATTAAAAAAACAAATCCCATAGTACGAGCCCACAACCGATGGAAATATTCCCAAAAGTAAATAAACTTAAAATCATTCATAGGAATTCCATCAGGATACATTGCTCCAGACCATTTCATCTTCACCTGCCCTATAGCGTGTTCCATATACTCTTGTCGAGCAACTTCCCATTGTTCGGCATTCAAAGGTGGGATTGTTCCTTGAATTACGGCCCATTCTGTAATCGATAGCCCAGAATCTGTTAGTCTAGTTATTCCACCAATAACAACTTGACAAAAAACCATTACAACTCCTATCAGTAACCAAATTTTTACAGCGTTCGAAAACGTTTTTGTTTCTTTTGCCATTCTTATAACTTTCTTTTATACCATTAGCACCTCTGAATTAAATCAACTGATAACCAGCCAAATAAGGCAGTTTTAATAACATAGAGGCCAAGTATGATTAAATATACGTCCAATTAGACGGTTAAAAATTTTGTACAAATTTACAATTCAATAAACGATATCATACTATAAAAGCTTAAAGCTTATTTTTTTTTAGAAAAAATCTAAACTACTCCAGATTTAAACAAAAATGGTTTTGCGTTAGCAGCGGAATTCAAACAAATTTTTGTTTCCCTTTTTCCAATCAAAAATCTAAACACATCTATATAATTATAATAAAAAGAAAATTTAAAATTAAAAAAGCTATCATTATTAGGAGCGTGGATAAGTGGATAAGTCGTTTTAGAAAATATTTTTTTTGCTGTTAAATGACTATTAACAATAAAAAAGAAGTTATCCACTATAGTTATCCACATATAAGTATGCTTTTAGTCAGTATTTTATCTTTTTATGCACAGATATCCACATTTTTGTGGATAAAACACTCAAAATATAGATTTTTTTATTTTGCTGTTGATTACTGTGGATATTGATGTGAATAATTGTACATTAATCCACAAAATGTACGATAAAAATAGATTTTTATAGACAATAGAAGAAGTCTTGTGGATGAACTGTGGATAAAACCTATACTTATCCACAGTTATAGACAAATAAACTGTGGATATCTTTGGTTTTAAATAGTTGTTTTTTAGCTATTTATATATATATACATAAATAATGTTGATAACTACCTAATAACAATTTGTTTTTCTGTAAAAACACAAAAAAATGTAGAAGTAATACTATTATTTTTGATAGAGGAATATCTTTTTAAAGGTGTTGATACTTTTATGGATGGATTTATGCACATTGTGAATAAGGTGTGGATAACTTGTGAATTATGTGTGCGTAACTTACCTAGGTAGTAAAAAATTACTTTTTTTTAACCCTTTTTTGCGTTTTTGAGGTTGATTTGTAACCAAAAAAGTTAGCATAGAGTGAGAAATCTAAAAAATGAGTTAATTATCCACGTTACTTTTGTGCATAACTAAATAAATTGTGGATAAGCTAAAATGGCTAACAAAAAAAAAGTATAAAATTAATAGGAAAAATTGTGGATAATCAATTTAATAAGCTTAGCTTTACGGGTTATTTCAAAAAATAATACCCACACATAGATTTGTTTTAATAAAAAAACAAGCCTAAATAGCATAAACGATACTATAGTTATATAATAGTGGTATCCTATTTACCAATGTGCTTCAAAATTCTTGATACTTATGCCCACTCGTTTCTCCTTCTCTGCTTCAAAAGAAAAAATGAAGCGTCAGTTTAATTTAGATATAAAAAAAGAATTGCAACAGAGTTTTAATATTGGAGCAACTCAAAATGCTTACTTGTTGACCAATCAATCTCTAGATTTACAGATATTTAGTTGGGGGTTGATTCCTCATTGGGCTAAAGACAAAAGTGTGGGAACAAATTTGATTAATGCACAAGTAGAGGGAATTGCCAGTAAATTATCTTTTCGTTTGCCAATTCGCCAGAGACGCTGCCTAATTTTTGCTGATAGTTATTATGAGTGGACAAAAGAGGGGAGAGCTACTCAACCCTATCGAGTACAATTAAGCAATGGAGACTTGATGACTTTTGCAGGAGTTTGGGATGTATGGGTAGATGGTAACCAAGGATTACACAAGACTTTTTCTATTATAACAACACCTGCCAATAACTCACTAAAAGAACTGGGTATATCTAGAATGCCAGCGTTGATAACAACAGGAACTGATCGTGCTAAATGGTTGGGAGAACACTCGCTTCCTAACGCACTTAATATACTTCAACCTTTAGAAAACCTTTCTTTGGATATTTATCCTATTGCTAAAGAAGTTGATTCTTTGGATAATAACTATCCAGAACTTCACAAGCCTATAGAACTGAGCTCTTAGGAACATTCAAAAAATAAATTACCAAGTATTACTACTGGACTTAGCAATCTAATTTCTATTCGGTTTTACAACAAGTAACTCTTTTCGTTTTATACCCTTAGCAAGGGTATAAGACTAAAATATAATTCCTTAGAGTGAACTTAAACTCCCTACAAATAAAAAATGTATATTTGCAGCAAATTTATTGCCTAGCGTGATTTATTTTAAGTTTTATTTACTTTATAAAGTAAAAGAAAAAGTTCTACAGCATTGATTATCATAGATTTTGATTTGTGGTTTTAGAATTGTGCGGCTGATGATAATCAGTTTTAATGAAATAAGCTATTGTTTTGCCAATGCAATGCCTTCAATATAAATATAATGGTAGACAGCATAGCTCATTCAAAAATGAAGTGTTTAAATAATCAATAAGTAACCGTTGAGAAAAAGGTGGTAGGAAAACCTCTTTTTAGCGTTATACTACTAATTTTATAATAATTATAATCAAATCATGGCTGATATTCAATCACTAGAACGTATGGCTACACAAGTACGTCGCGATATTATTCGTATGGTACATGCTTGTCAAAGTGGTCACCCTGGAGGGTCTTTAGGATGTGCTGACTTTTTTACAGCATTATATCAAGAAGTAATGGATCACAATCCCTCTTTTAACATGGAAGGCAAAGGAGAAGATGTCTTTTATTTATCTAATGGGCACATTTCACCTGTTTGGTATAGCGTGTTGGCTAGATCTGGATATTTTCCAGTAGAGGAGCTAGCAACCTTTCGAAATCTAGATTCTCGTTTGCAAGGTCACCCCGCAACACACGAAGGACTTCCTGGTATACGTGTAGCCTCAGGTTCTTTAGGACAAGGATTATCAGTTGCTTTAGGAACTGCTTTGGCAAAAAAGCTAGATGGTGACAATAAGTTAGTTTATGTGTTGACAGGAGATGGAGAACTACAAGAGGGACAAATCTGGGAAGCAATGTTGTTTGCAACGCACCAAAAAATAGACAATGTCATTGTTACTGTAGATTGGAATGGGCAGCAAATTGATGGTGCGAATGATGATGTACTTAGTTTAGGAGACTTGGAAGCCAAATGGTTATCATTTGGTTGGGAAGTGGTGCACATGGATGGTAACAACATGGAAGAAGTTGTCAAAGGCTTTGATGCCGCAAAAGCAAAAACTGGTCAAGGGAAACCTGTTGTTATTTTAATGAAAACAGACATGGGGCATGGTGTTGATTTTATGTCAGGAACTCACAAGTGGCATGGTAAAGCACCTAACGATGAGCAAAAAGATATTGCGTTAGCTCAACTAGAAGAAACTCTAGGAGATTATCCTCTGTAAGTTTCAATTGCTTTAACTAGTTATTACTTCTAAACTTAAAATTAAAAACAATGCTTAAAGATATTATAAGTACAGGCAAGAAAGCAACTAGAGATGGCTTTGGTGATGGTTTGTACGAAGCTGGTCAAAAAAATCCTAATGTAGTGGCGCTTTGTGCAGATTTAGTAGGGTCACTCAAAATGAATAAATTTATTGATGAGAACCCTGAGCGTTTCTTCCAAATGGGGATTTCAGAAGCCAATATGATGGGCGTTGCTGCTGGTTTGGCAACAGGTGGAAAAATTCCTTACACAGGTACATTTGCCAATTTCTCAACGGCTCGTGTTTTTGACCAAGTGCGCCAGTCGATTGCTTATTCTGATAAAAATGTAAAAATTTGTGCTTCTCATGCTGGACTGACGTTGGGAGAGGATGGTGCTACTCATCAGACCTTGGAAGATGTGGGAATGATGAAAATGTTGCCTGGTATGACTGTCATTAATCCTTGCGATTATCACCAAACCAAAGCAGCAACCGTAGCAATTGCTGAGCATCATGGTCCTGTTTATCTTCGTTTTGGGCGCCCAAGTTGGCCTATGTTTACAGAAAATATGCCTTTTGAAATAGGAAAGGCGTTGACATTAAATGAAGGGACAGACGTTACTATTTTTGCAACAGGGCATTTGGTGTGGAAGGCTGTGGAAGCTGCCAAACAACTAGAGGAAGAAGGTATTAGTTGTGAACTGATTAATATTCATACGATTAAGCCTTTGGATCAAGATGCTGTCCTAAAATCAGCAGCGAAAACAAAATGTGTCGTTGTTGCTGAAGAACACAATATTATAGGTGGATTAGGAGAAAGTGTTGCTCGTGTATTGGCTCAAAAACAACCAACGTTGATGGAGTTTGTCGCAGTAAATGACACCTTTGGAGAAAGTGGAAAGGTACCTGATTTGATTGCTAAGTATGGATTGGATACGGTTGATGTTGTTAAAGCCGTTAAAAAAGTACTAGAAAGAAAAGCTGAAAATGCGTAGTATCAATTTATTATAAAATAAAACGGTCTTCTTCTTATTAGAGGAGTGATAGACTATCCTTATTATTTTTAGCATCGTTATACTATTTGAGAGGAGTTGTTATAGTATAGTGATAATAAAGGTAATAAGGATTTTTTTTATTAATAAAGGACCTATGTTTTGTAAGAGAATAACGCTTTTCTATTGTATGTTGTTTTTTGTTGGGTGTAAAGATGCTCTTGTAAAACCCATTCGTTATAAAGGGGGCGATCTACATCCGCAACCTTCCAAGTATATTTTTCCCGATACGAGCAACTATAGACTTCATCAGCAAGTTTCATCTGTTGTGAAAACAATCTTAGATAGAGAAGCTAAAGACATTATGGGTAGGCAAGCGATAACGGGGCTTTCGGCTGCTATGTTTATTCCCAATCAAGGAATTTGGCAAATTGATACAGGTTTTATTTCTAAACCTAACAATGTTTTGATTGATCACCTTTCGGTTTTTTATTGGGCAAGTGTCGCTAAACTCGTGACAAGTACTGTTGTTTACCAATTGGTTGCAGAACAGAAATTAAAACTCAGTTCACCTCTTCAAAATTGGTATCCGAATATTCAAAATTCGAATCAGATAACCATTGAGCATTTATTAAATCACACCAACGGTATTTATAGTTTTAATAGTGATTCATCATTGCACTTTAGTCAGCAGCTTCATAGCCCAACAGAGTTGTTGAACATAGCATTGTCCAAGGAATCATTATTTCAACCTGGCGAATACTGGGCATATACCAATACTGGGTATTTATTACTTGCATTGATTGTAGAGCAAATCGAAAATAAATCCTTTCAGGAGATTGTTAAAGATAGAATTGCAAGACCAGAACAATTATCTTCTTTACGAGTATTGAACTTGGGAGAATTACCTAACAATTTAGCTTTGGCACATTATAATAACACAACAATTACCACGGAATATTCTGTACCTTTGGGGGCAGGAAATATAGTTGCTAATTCAAAGGATATGGTTTTATTTTTCTATGCCTTATTAGTAGGTAAGTATCTGCCGATAGAGACCGTACATGGGATGTTGGCAAATTTGTATCCTATGTTTAATGATGGAATGTACTATGGCAATGGAATTATGTTGTACGATTTTGATAAAATCAATGGAAGTAGCCAAGAATGGATAGGACATAGTGGAGGAACCGAAAACTACAAAGCTGTTTTGGCTTATGATACTAATACAGGAGTAATTTGTGCCGTATCTGTCAATCAGAACATTTCAGCTGAGGCAATTGCATTTATTTTAATGAAAGCATTATAATGCATATAACTAGAGGAACTATGAGCTTAAAATCTCATTTTGGAATGGTTTTTTTATGGAAAAAATGTTACCTTATGAAAAAAAACGAGAGGTTCTATTTACCTACTAAAGCCTCTTAAACCATTACCAATAATACTTTTTGGCAAGATAAGTGTTTAAATTGGCAACAATAGACGCCTTTTTTAAGTTAAAATAATAGACATTAGCAATTATTTTGAGGTAGAATAGAATGTGAAATCTTGCTCTAAGGTTGTTTTTAGAAGCACTCTATTCATTAACAATAACTTATTTGTAAACAATATTTACACAAACAAATCCATAAATATAATGACAAGATTAAGAAATTTATTTGCTCTGCTATTATTTGTGGCTGTGTTCCACACGGCTTGTGATCGCCCGATTAATGTATTCACGGTAAGTCAAGACAAGCAATTAGGAGCACAATTGGAACAAGAGATAGCTTCTAACCCTACAGAGTACCCTTTATTGGATGAAACGCAATATGCAACAGCTTATACTTATTTGTTGGCAATGCGCGATGAAATTTTGGCATCGCCAGAAGTAAAATTCAAAGATGAGTTTGAATGGAAATTAAAGATCATTAATGATGATAGCGTTTTGAATGCTTTCTGTGCTCCTGGGGGATATATCTATGTGTATACTGGATTGATGAAATATTTGGATAAAGTAGATCATTTAGCAGGGGTATTAGCACATGAAATTGCACATGCAGATCAACGCCACTCAACGGCTAGTATGACAGAGCAGTATGGACTTGAAACATTAATTGCAATTGCTAGTAATAATGCAACCGCAGCACAATTGGGACAAGTAGCAGGAAGTTTGGCACAATTAGGTTTTAGCCGTGCTCATGAAACAGACGCTGACGAACATTCTGTTGATTATTTACACAGCACTAAGTATGCTTGTAATGGAGCGGCAGGATTCTTTGCTAAGCTAATAGCACAAGGACAAACTTCTGGAACACCTGCTTTTTTGAGTACACACCCTGATCCAGGAAATCGTGTTACTAAAATTAATGAACGTGCAACAGAACTAGGTTGTTCAACTACATTATATCATGATAATGGCGATCAAGGTGCCTATGCAGCAATGTTAGCAACATTGCCATAGATAACTACCTGATCTTAGGCACTTATACCTAAAAAATCGTTCTACTATAAGACTATGGTAGAACGATTTTTTTATTTGGATGCAGATATTTATTGAATACTTCTTCTATTCTTTTTGGTCATTAGAGCAAGTACGCTAGACTTGTAACATAAAAAAGCCACTTGAGTAGAGCAAAGTGGCTTTCAATCTAAAATTTATAATCTAAGACTCGTTTTTATACTGCAATATGAACGAAGTTACACTAGCGTCATCTGCCAATCTGGGAGCAATTTGATAAATATAGGTATGCATATTATAATCCTCCATAAGTGCTTGCCCTAAAACAACAAAACCTTCTTGACGTTGACCAGACTCAATAAGCACAGCAGCTAACGCAAAATCCAACAAAATGTCTTCGATATACTGTCTTGCTTCGTCAAGCATTTCAATGGCAACAGCATAGCTTTCTTCATCAATCAAGAACTCTATGTAATGAATCCAAATGCTAACCTCTTTAGGTTCAATGGCGAGTGCCTTGTGGTAAAACTCATGCGCTTTGTCTGAATTTTCTAAAGCATCATAAGTATCTGCTAGAGAAAGACAAAATTCTTCATTAAACTTATCTACAGCATAGGCTTGTAAGAAAGCTTTTTCTGCCAAATACCACTCATCTTCCTCTATATAACAGTTGCCAATGCTATGATAAACACGTCCATTTAAACTATTGTATTGCAAGGTTTGTGTATAGTAACTTCTTGCTTTTTCATAATTTCCTTGATGTTCGTAGCACTGTCCCAAACGATACCAAATTTCTGGATCTGCATCAAACAAATCCAAGTATTCGGAAAGGTAGCGCATGGCTGCATCAAATTGTTCTAATCCAATTAAACAATCAATGTAATAATGATAAGCAGGTTCAAAGCGCTCATTGATAACAATGGCATAATCAAAGGCTTCGGCGGCTTTTTCGATCAAACCAACATATAAGTAAGCTAACCCTAAATTATACCAAGCCCAATAAGAATATGGGTTCTGATTGATAAAATTCAGATGAAATGTAATGGCATCGCCATAATCTTTGGTTTGATCATAGATACCCGAAATACGACTCAATGCAATTTCATTGTTAGGATCTTTGCGAAGCGCTAATTTTAGATATTTAAGCGCATTATCATAATCTTTTTTTGTTTCATAAATTGTAGATTCTAAAACATAAAGATCGCCCAATTCTTCCCTACTAGCATATTCTTTAGCTTTTTGAATGACTCTGATAGCGTTATCTTGGTCAAACATACGCATATAGATATCTGCTTGGGTCAAGTAAATGTCCAAATCAGAAGGCTCATAAATAACCGCAGCTTCTAAAGCTTCAAAAGCTTGGTCATATCGCTCTTGTTCTGAAAGAATTTGAGCTTTTCTGACATATAAAGACGCAGAGTAGGGATGTTGATTCATTGCGTGATTTAGAGCTACTAAAGCACGCTTAAAGTCATTTCCTTCCTCGTAATAATCCGATAACATCAAGAAACTATCTACCTCTAAAAAAGAGATACCACCTTCTTTTAGCATACCTTCATATCGCTGAACCAGCAATTTCAAATCTGGTTGATGCTCTCCATCATAATCATGTGCTTCCATCTAAAGTTGTTTGGGTTCAAAATAGCACTTAGATAAGTACCTCTTTCTTTAAAGATACAAATAAAAAAGACAATAGTCAAGGCTTGTTTGTCACCGTATTGTTTATATTTTGTGCCATCCCTATTTCTTTTTTAATAGAATTTCTACAAAAATCACCATACTTTTTAAGTCAGGTTAATTGTAGATAAACTGTATCTTTATTATTAATTCAAACCTTGTACCATTAGTTCTCTCCAAAGCACTTTTGACAAAAATTTAAAAGTTGTAGTTTAGCTTTTAGTAGCATCTACCTATGGTATTATTTTATAATTTTTATAACAATCGCTCCTATGTATCACAATAAAAAAGTAAAACCCTACCTTAATTTAGTTTTGTTAATGGTGTTGATGTTTAATGATTTATCGGCACAAAATGTTGATTATTTTCAGCAAGAAGTCAACTACAAAATTGCGGTGGAATTAGACGATATCAATCATGTTTTGACTGGAAATATCGAAATAGAGTATACCAATAATTCACCTGACAGTTTGTCTTACTTGTATTTCCATTTATGGCCCAATGCTTACAAAAATCAACAAACAGCCTTTGCCAAACAGTTATTAAATAGTGGTCGTTTGGATTTTCATTTTAGCAAAAAAGAGGACAGGGGATTTATTGACAAGCTTGAGTTTTCATGCAATGGAGAACCTATTGATTGGAAGGAAGATTTTTTAAATCCAGATATAACAAAGCTTCATTTACCCCAAACATTAAAACCCAAAGAAACAATTATAATCAAA
It includes:
- a CDS encoding tetratricopeptide repeat protein, with the translated sequence MEAHDYDGEHQPDLKLLVQRYEGMLKEGGISFLEVDSFLMLSDYYEEGNDFKRALVALNHAMNQHPYSASLYVRKAQILSEQERYDQAFEALEAAVIYEPSDLDIYLTQADIYMRMFDQDNAIRVIQKAKEYASREELGDLYVLESTIYETKKDYDNALKYLKLALRKDPNNEIALSRISGIYDQTKDYGDAITFHLNFINQNPYSYWAWYNLGLAYLYVGLIEKAAEAFDYAIVINERFEPAYHYYIDCLIGLEQFDAAMRYLSEYLDLFDADPEIWYRLGQCYEHQGNYEKARSYYTQTLQYNSLNGRVYHSIGNCYIEEDEWYLAEKAFLQAYAVDKFNEEFCLSLADTYDALENSDKAHEFYHKALAIEPKEVSIWIHYIEFLIDEESYAVAIEMLDEARQYIEDILLDFALAAVLIESGQRQEGFVVLGQALMEDYNMHTYIYQIAPRLADDASVTSFILQYKNES